Below is a window of Planctomicrobium piriforme DNA.
CGCGGACAGGGTGCGGCAGTGAGCGGCCCGCCGGCAGGCTATGACTTTCAGATCTGAACGGATTTGAAGGATCTTGAAATCTGAAACGCGAGAGCCAGCCGGTTTGTCCGGCTGGCTCTCGCTGTTTTACAGATGCGGCATTGAATTACCGGCTCGCAATCGCCTGGGCGAGGGGACGCAGCACCTGGTCGATGACGTGGGCCTGCAGCAGCCGTTCGGCATCCGCCCGCAGTTCGTGGAGCGTGGCCTGAAACGACCCGCTATGCGGCAGGCTGCGGTACTGCCGTAGTGAGAAGTAGACGCTGATCAGGTCTTCTGGATACTCGTTCCGCCGCACTTGATAGGCATTCGTACGGGTTTCGATCTGCAATCGGCATTGCCGACGGCAGTCGCTTCCCAGCAGCATGGTCAGGCTCGGCTCGAACTTCAGCGGTCGTGCGCCCGGCATCGACAGCAGCGAATCGAAGGCCGGCCCGATGCCCAGTGCTTCGGCCACAATCTCGTCCTGATTTCCCTTGTAGGCGAATTCGAACGCAAACATCAGGTCGAGCGCCTCGCAGTCGAGAGGACTGACCGACAGCATGAACGGCGCCAGTTCCAGGCAGAGTTGATGCTGTTCGATGGCGTCATCGAGCGAAACCGGGTTGACCACGCCGCTTCCGAGCCGCTTGGGTTCGAGATTCATCCAGCGATAGCTGGGCTGGTCTTTCTCTTCTTCCAGCACAAAATCGTTCACGTCGCGGCAATAGAAGTTCCGCATCGAGGGATACGTTTTCTGCACCCGGCCGAAGTAATCGAGGACCGTTTCCCGCTGGGTCGACAACGGCATCTCGGTGTTGAGATACATGTTGACGAAATGGTCGTCGGACAACGCTCCGTAGTCGATCATCGAAAATGCATTCCCAAGGGCGGACGTGGCAAGTGAATCTTCGGCACAAGATCGCTGACGCGGGCCGAACCGGGTATTCTATGAATGAGCGGGGACGGGGTCAAAAGGGCGACGCAGACAGGGAATCGCATGCAAACGTTGATCGTCGAAAATCGTGCTGATGTGGACAATGCAGTCGCTGCGTGCATCTTTCAGACAGACCTGGGCTGGTTCGGCCTGCGCGGGACGGAGAACGGCCTGACTGCGCTGACGTTCGGACATGCGGGGCGCACAGATGTCGTTCGCGTTCTACGGCAAGATGCGGAAGAAGGCGATCTTCCGAGATGGATGGAGCACGCCGTCGAACTGCTGCAGCAATTCAGTCGCGGCGAGTCTGTGGACCTCACGGAAATTCCGCTCGACATCTCCCATCGCACCCCTTTTGAACGCCGCGTTCGCGAACAGCTTGCCAGAATCGGTTACGGGCAGACGATCAGCTATGGAGAACTCGCTGCCGCGGCTGGCAAACCAGGTGCTGCCCGAGCGGTGGGAACAGTCATGTCGAAAAACCCGGTGCCCTTGGTCATTCCCTGCCATCGAGTGCTCGCTGCAGGCGGCAAACTCGGCGGCTACTCAGCGCCGTCTGGGCTGGCGATGAAGAGACGGCTGCTCGACATGGAATCCCTAGCTTGTGGTCAAAGCCGGGAATAACACGGCGAATACAGATCAGACAATCTCCCGAAATGCAGCTCCATTCATCGAGAAGATCCGGTCGCTGACCCGCCGTTCAATCATTGTGTCGCAGCGTTGGTGGACGCCACCGGCTTCTCTGCCGGTTTCACATGCAAAATCACCGGCGCGGACGCCGGGCCGTTTTTGTCGTTGGATTGGAGGTGGAACATCCGCGTCTGTTCCGGCGTCCAGGGCGATGCCGTGACGAAGAATTCGCGGACGCTTTTGTCCGCCGGCAGCAGCAGGCCGTTCAGGCCGATGTTGTCGACGTAGACGCCGTGCGGCAGGTTGCGACCGCAATCCGCCGTACCGAAGGCGATCAGTTCCTTAAAGCCGTTCCGTTCGGCGACCACTTCCAGCATGATCGTTTCGCCGGGATGAATGACGAATTCCAGCGGAGACGTTCCGTCATTCGGCAGCGGCTGTGCGCCTTTGGCGGCGGCGCGGATCACCAGCTCCAACGCCGGCATGCGAATGACTTTGATCTCTTCCCAGGCGGGAATGTCGTGCGTTACTTGTCGGCCTGCCACCTTGCCTGTCGCGGTGAGTTTAATGGCCTTGAGCTGTTCCGGCGTTGGGTCCGCGGCGTCGGCCGACAGAGACAGGACCCCAAAAGCCTCGATCTGCTCGGGTGCGATGGTCAGCGGCGTATTGATCGTCATCCCGGGGGGAAGATTGGCGGCGTCGATCATCAGTTGGCCGTCGAACTGATCGATTCGCGTGGCGTTGAACTTCACTTCGCAGCGATTTCCCAGATTGATCTGCGGCTTGCGATTCGCGAGCGAGACCGTGAAGTCAGGCGCTGCGGTGCGGATCGTGGCCGTATAAGCGAACTGCGCCCCTTCGCCTCCGCGGACATCCCGGATGCGAAGGACGTAGTCGCCGTCGGCCTGGGCAGTGAAAAACAGCTTTGAATCCTTGCCGGCTTCGCGACGGGCGGCATCGTCGTTTTCGTAGTAGAGCGGGAAGACCGGCAGGCCGTTCGGAATCAGCTCCGTCCCCGGCGGATGTTGTTCGACCACGTAACACGGCTCGCCCATCGCATGGGTCAATCCGCTGGTGTCGAAATAATTCCAGCGTCCGCCGCTGCCGGGGAAGACGTCAAAACCCGAGTCCGGGCCGCGCGGCATGCGCCACAGCTTGACCACCTCGCCGTTGCAGTACAGAAACTGGTTGACGTCCATTTCTTCCCAGTTGAAGACGCGGAAATCGTCAGCCTGAATACTGTTCTTGCCGCGAAACGTGAAATAGGAATCGCGGACCGCCTGCAACAGCACCCGTTCGACCGGCTTCCCCTCGGTATTGAGGATCTCGATGAAGGAATCGAGATCCGACTTCGATCTCGCCGCATTGATTTCGATCACCCAGGTTTCACCAGCTTTCGCGGTGAAGCGATAACAATCGAGGTCTGAACCTGCGGCCGGAGAATCGATGGCCCCTTTGATGCGAATGGGAACAGCAATCTTCTGGGCCTGGGCTGGCTGGTCGTTCGGTTCGGTTTCCTTGGCGTCTGTCATCGGTGGCGCGGCCATCTCGACGGCAACCGCCGCTTCCGGCTCTGAGGGTGCGGTCGGCGCAGGCGGCTTCACGGCAGGCAGCGGCAGCAGTTCGAGAGAGCCGTTCAAGCGGCCAATCACAGCCCGTTCGCCACTGGGATCAGCAATGACGGCATCAACCACGTCCGGCTGATTCTCCAGCAGCTTCAACTCGGTGTAGTTTTTCGTTTCCCAGATTTTGATCGTGCGATCTTCGGCGGCGGTGATGAGCCGCGAGCCATCCTTCGAGAAGCAGAACGTTGCAATGGGGGCTTCATGAGCGAATCGAGCCACAGTCAACGGGTTGATGCCTGGCTGATCGCCGAACTTGAGTTCCCAGATCCGCAGGCGATTGTCGGCTCCCGCCGCGAGGACCGCTTTGCCGTCCGGGCTGAAGCGAATCGCATATTGTTCTTTCTGCGGCTGCCCTAGCGTGTCGAGCCGTTCCCCATCGCGAACCCGCCATAACTTACAGGTATCGTCCGCGCTGGCGCTCGCCAGCACTTTGCCGTCGGGACTGAAGGCGATGTCGTAGACCGCGCCATTGTGACCAGACAGCGTACGGATCTGCTCGCCGTTTTCCGCGTTCCAGAGCATGATCTCTTTGTCATAGCTGCAAGTGGCGACCGTCTTGCCGTCGGGCGAAAGCGTGGCATCGAACACGAGATCGCGATGCCCTTTGAAGTCCCGTACTCGCACTCCGTCGGCCACATTCCATAAGGTGGCGATTCCGCCAGAACCTGCCACGCCAGACGCGTTGAGGATCTGTGTGCCGTTCAAACAGAATTCCACCGATTCGACTTTGCCAGGCAACTCTCCCAACGTGCGGACGAGCTTCCAATCCTGCGGTGCGCCGGGGCCGGCAGCGAGGAGATCGATGCGGCCATAACGGGCTACCGCCAGCAACTTGCCGTCAGGTGAGAAGTCGAGTGCGGTGACAGGCGAGAGCTTGGTGCGGGATTCAATGTGCGGTACCCGTAGTGTGAGACGATCAGGCTCGACCCCCGCAGGGCCTTTCGCTCCCTGTTCGATCCACAGCCGGACGAGTTCTCGTTCCGCTTCGGTTGGTTTCGCTTCCCCTTCCGGCGGCATCACTGGTTCGTCCACGCCCGAAATCAGCCGCCACATCCTGCTGCCTGCGGGGTCGCCAGGCAGCAGCGCGGGCTTCTCCTTGATCCCCTGTTGCAGCGCGGCAAAGGATTCGAGCGAGAACTCCCCTTCACGGTCTGAATCGTTATGGCAGCCTGCGCAATACTTCCGCAGCAGCGGCGCGACCTCTTTGTCGTAGTCGACTTTGGCATCAGCGGCAGCAGACACGGCTGGCAACAGCGACAGACAGACAATCAGACAGTTCCAGTGACGCATCAACCCTGCTCCCGAAAGACGCGGCAAAACGCCGTCGCCCCATCATATAAAAGATCGCCGACGCATGCATTCGCCAGCGAATTCGAAAACAGGAATTCGTATTGGGGCATTCAAACGCGTTGCCAAAACTCCACAAACCGTCGTAGGCAGTTTCCATTTTCGGCGTTGTTGCCGGAATGCCACATTCTGGTACAGCAGCAACAGTTGTTACAGAAATGCCGGATGCAGGAGGAACTCCGGCGAAAATCAAACGCTCCTGATTTCCCGCTGGCCGATTCCCGTTTAGAGCGCATAAAGATCAGGAACGGACGTCGCATCTTTCTGTGCGGGCAGGTGCAGGCGTCGTCGACAAGCCGGACGAAGTTGGTTCGCCTGGCAGTCTGTCGATCGATGTGATGCGGAGGAATTGAAAGAGGATTTTGCCATGAAACTGATAACTGTGACTCGCAAGATGCTGGCAGTGGCGACGGTTCTCGCTGTCATGACGGTGGCTGTGGAAGCCCAGGCCGGGTTCTACGGCAGTTGGTGGGGCGGCGGCTCGTCTGGTGGATCATCCGGCGGCTCAAGCGGCGGATCTTCCGGCGGCGTTCCGGAAATCGATGCCGGGTCAGCAGCGGGCGCGATGACGCTGCTCGTCGGCGGGGTGCTGTTCCTCCGCGATCGTTACGGCCTGCGTCGCAAGGAAAAAGAGAACGAATAGTCGTTCTCTGATCTCGGCATGCAGCCGATTCATGACCCAGACTCTGAAATCGGGCTGAGATTCCTCTTCGCGACAAGCACACGATGTCCACGCACACACCGGAACTGACACTGGAGTCCGCCGCATGCGGCTCCAGCTCTGTTCCGGCGGGGGCAAATTCGGCTGTTTCGAATTGGACATTCGCCCTGCGGGCAGGCTGCTTGTCTGCCGTGCTGCTCGTTGAATTGCTCTGTCTGACCGTGCGGTTCGATTCGAAGACGCTCGCGAGTTCTGCGGATGGCTTCCTGTCGATCATGCAGTTCGCTCCCCGGTTGCCGCAGGTGCTGATCGCCATGCTGGCGGCGCTGTGCCTGACCGGACGTGTGCGTCTGCAGCACCATTATCGCACCTTTGCCAACAGCGATCTGCAGGATCATGCCTGGCAATGGTGGGGTCTGGCTCAACTGGCGATCTTCGCCGGATTCTGGCTGGCGACATCGCTGCTATATGAAAGCCAGGCACTTCCGACATCGGCCCAGTTGCCTGTAACCGCTCTGTGGCTGACGCTCGGAGCAGGCACCGTTCTCACCTGGCTGCGGAGCATTGCTCCCTGGCAGTGCTGGGGACAGTTTCTGCTGGCTGAAAAACGGGCTCTGGTGATTGGCGCTGTCGTGGGCTGTGCGAGTCTCGGACTCGGCAGCATGGCTCAGGGATTGTGGGAACCAATGGCGGCCGGGACGTTATGGAACGTCACGCTGTTGCTTCGCTGCCTGTATCCTGAAGTCATCGTTGACGCCTCGCAGAGGATTGTCGGCACGCCTGCGTTTCGCGTCGAGATCGCGCCGCAGTGTTCCGGGTACGAAGGGATCGGGCTCGTCGTCGCATTTCTGGCGGCGTTCTGCCTGCTGTTTCGTAGCCGGTTGCGATACCCCCATGCCTGGCTGCTCTGGCCGATTGGGATCCTGGCTGCCTGGGTGGGAAACTCCGTACGCATTGCCGCTCTGATTGCGATTGGCAGTTCGATCTCGCCGGCGGTGGCGATGGGGGGCTTCCACTCACAGGCCGGCTGGATCTTTTTTAACGGCGTCGCGCTGACATTGGCAGCCGTCGCGATGCGGGTGCCGTTCTTTTCGAATCAGGCCGTGCCGTTCGCGCGGTCGGCGGTTGCAACGAGATCACCTGTCGCGGCCTACCTGGGACCATTCCTGGTCCTGATGGCCGCCAACGTCCTCACCGCGGCATTCACCACTGCCTTCGACTGGAGCTATCCGGCCAAGGTGGTTGTGACGGCTCTCGCCATCGGCGCTTTGGCCCCGCGATTTGTGGCGGTTCGCCCGTCACTGAGGACAACTCCCATCTCGGTGTTGGTCCACTATCGTGACGCGATCACCTGCGGCGTATTGGTCTTCATCGTCTGGATGCTCACTGCCCCAGTTCCAGCCGGCTCGTCAGAGATGCCAAACGCATTGACCGGTTCGCTCACCGCTGTTTCGGTGACCTGGGTTCTGTTCCGCATCGTCGGTTCGGTCATCACCGTTCCGATCGTCGAGGAACTCGCCTTCCGCGGTTATCTGATGCGGCGCATGGCCTCCGAACGCTTCGAGCAACTCGCCTATCGCAGCGTCCCGGTCTGGAGCATAATGTTTTCCTCGCTCTTGTTTGGGCTGATGCACCAGCGCTGGATCGCCGGTGCGATGGCAGGCGTGGCCTACGCCTACGCCGCCCGTCGCCGCAATTCGCTTTACGATGCGATCATCGCCCACGCCGTGACCAACGGCCTGATCGCCGCCACGGTCCTGCTCGGCGACGCCTGGTGGCTGTGGTAGGAAAGTCTTACGCGTTGCTCGCCGTTGTCTGGCAGTCGCCGCAGACGTCGTAGCGGACCGGCAGGTTGGCCCCGGCCATGGCCGGGTACAGCACCTGATCGAGTTCTCGCCAGCGGCCGTCGCGATTCAAGCGGTTGCAGACGCTGCAGCGTCGCAGCACGAATGCCTTGGGGTGATAGAGGAAGTTGACGACGGGCGCGACGGGTTCAGACTTGATGATGCGATGCGACACGATCAACAAGCCGTCGCTCCCAGGCTCGATGCGCATCTCCATGAAGCGCTTCATGCTCGGTGAATCACAGCGGTACTGCCGGACCACTCCCTTCTTCAGCAGTCGTGTGTGCTGAAACATCGTGTCGACATACATCCGCGACGAATCTCCGACAATGAAATCGAACAGCTTCCTGCCGAGGACGCTTTTCGCGATCAGTCCGCCGTTTTCATTGGCGAACTGATCCCATTGGGAATTCACGTTGACGATCAGATCCTGTCGGTCGACTTGGTAAATGACGTCGAAGGGCGCTTCATTCGGCGTGGGCATCTCGTCCTTCAATCCGGTACTCGGGGGCCGGGACGAGAGTCTGTTCCCGTCACCCGCCGTGGCCGTTTCCATTCTGGCTGTTGCCCTTATTGTAGGTGGCGATGATCTTCAGTTGCTCATTGGCCGGAACTGTTTCGTAATTTGAAAATTCCATCGTAAACGAGCCTTGACCTCCGGTCATACTCGATAAGGAGCGGGCGTAGGTCATCACCTCGGACAGCGGAGCCCGGGCGAGGATCATCGTATACCCTCCCGCAATTTCTTCCATCCCTTCCATGTGGCCGCGACGGGTATTGAGATCCCCGGTGATGTCGCCGATCCGGGCGGTCGGCACGGTGATTTCCAGTTTCACAATCGGTTCCAGCAGGCTGGGCTTTGCCAGAGGGAAGATTTCTTTCAGGCACATGCTGGCGGCCGTTTTGAAGGCGGCTTCGTTGCTGTCGACCGGGTGATCTTTACCAAAGAAGAGCTCGACCACCACGTTCTGCACCTGGCATCCGGCAACGATGCCGTGCGTCATCCGTTCGCGAACACCCTTCTCGACCGCCGGAATGAACTGGTTCGGCACGGAGCCGCCGGTGATTCGGTCGATGTAACAGGCATTGAGCGTCGGGTCGTAATGGAAGGTCCGCAGGTTGGGGAACCGCTCTTTCACGAAGTACTCATCGGGATTGATCCCCACCGGGCAGGACGACACCCGCATGTGAACTTCTGCGAACTGCCCGGAGCCGCCTGACTGTTTCTTGTGACGGTAACTCCCTTCCGCGGTCCCGAGTACCGTTTCCCGATAGGGAATCCGGGGAAGGTGCGTCACGATGTCGACTTTTTCGCGGTTGTGCAGCCGGTTCTGAATCAACTGCAGATGCAGCTCGCTCATCCCCTCGATCACCATTTCATGCGTCTGCTCTTCGCGATGGACGCGGAACGTCGGGTCTTCTTCTTCGATCTTGTGCAGTGCGGTTGAGATCTTCGCCTGATCGGCCTGACTCTTCGGCTCGACGGCCAAGCCAATCATCGGTCGCGGAAAGGCCATCGGCGGCATCGTGATCGCGTCGGAACCGTCGGAGATGACGTCGCCGGTGTGCAGCTCGTCGACCTTGGTCACCGCGACCAGATTGCCGGCGATCGCTTCTTCGACACTCTCATGCTGATTCCCCTGCACGTCGGCGAGATGGTGAATCCGCACGGACTTGTTCGTTCCGACCAGATGCACGCTCGATTCTTTTTTCAACGTGCCTGAGTACACCCGGAGATAACTGATCTTCGAGAGGAAGGGGTCCATTCTGGTTTTGATGACCTGCGCCACCAGCGGGCCGAGCGGATCGGACTCGAATTCGATGTCCTTGCCATTCTTCAGCACATGCCGTTTCAATTGGGCGGGGGAAGGAGCGTATTTCGCTAACGCGTTCATGAGTTCGGCGACCCCGATGTCCGCTTTCACAGCCGTGCAGAAGACTGGGATCAATGTCCCTTTGACGATCGCCTTGCCGATGGCGGCGTCCAGTTCCGACGCAGTGAATTCTTCTCCTTCCAGATAGCGGATCATGAGGTCTTCATCGGCTTCGACCGCCGCGTCGAGCAATTGTTGATGGGCCACTCGGGGGTCCATGGCGGCGTCGGCTGGCAGTTCCTCGGGGAGATGCACTGTCTCCAGAACGCCGTGAATCTGTGCCCCGGTCCCCAGTGGAATCGTCATCAGCGCGCACGCCGCGCCGAACTGCTCGCGGAGATCCTGCATGAGTTCGGGGAGATGGACGTTCTCGGCGTCGCATTTGTTCAGCACCACGCAACGGGCCAGCCCCTGGTGCCCGGCATGTTGAAACGATTTGCGGGTATTGACTTCAATTCCGTGCGGCGCGTTGACGGTGATGAGCACGGTTTCAGCAGCGCGATAGGCGCCAATGACCTGGCCGACAAAGTCCGGCATGCCGGGGGCATCGATGACATTCAGTCGCGCGCCTTGATGTTCGAAGTGGCAGACATGGGAGGTAATGGAATGGTGCCGTTGTTTCTCGTCGTCATCGATATCGAGCAGGCTGGTGCCTTCGTCAGGCGAACCGGCACGACGACCAATCCCGGCCTTGAACAGCATCAGATCGGCCAGCGATGTCTTGCCGGTGGCACCGTGACCGACCAGTACAATGTTGCGAAGTTCCTCCACGGGATGCTTGGTCATGACTTTCTCCTGAAAAGAGGGTGAAGCGTGTTCCGTGCACCCCGGCGGCGCGAGGAACGGTGGAACATGTGAAGTTCAGAAACAGCGGCAAAGCAATTTGCCGGGGAAGCACACCGAAGAGCGGCTGGCTTTCGGCCGGGGTCATGCGGCAGCGTCAGCAGCAACCGGGGGGCAAGCAACCCGGCCATCGGTCCAGATGCGTCGGCCAGAAGGCACATGACATCGGTCCCCGAAAACGCCAGCAAACTGTCGATCAGAATCGACTGATGCGTTCATCGACTCTCGCACATTTCCGACCCGGATTCCAGTCACCATTCGAGAAGTGATGGATTTTGTACCGAGACTTCCGGACTCGATCACAGCGTCAAGAGGTTCGAAGCGTGTCCACTGCTCGCAGCAGGCCGCTTATTAAGGTCTGCTCAAGCAACAGGCATTTCTGCGCAGAAGGCATGCAAACCATTTCCAAAACTGTATCCGATTCTGCAAACGGCAAGTCACGACCTCAACACAGATTTGGAAGCGTGAAAATTGAGTCGGGATTTCAGATTATTTTTTCGAGCCATTTTGCTCTGTAGAGTGGATGAGCAACCTCTCTGTAAATGTCATGACATGAGAGCTTTAAGAAATAATCCATTGATCGCAGCAACTCGAATTGTACATCTTGTTAAGCCGGCCGTGACCCGTCGTGGAATACCGTTTGCAAAAGGTTCAAGACAGTGACTCGTGGTGCCTGCTCAATGCCTTCGGCGAACCAATGACTGAATCCATTCTGAATGGGACTTCTTCCCAACTCAATCTGATGGTGGCCGCCTTGACAAGCTGGCTCGCCCGCCCGTTCGGCCGGTAATTCCGCCGCATCCATGCGGTGCAGGCAGTCATGAGGACTGCTGGCTCACCCTCTTCTTTCCGGGCTGGTGCTTCCCGGGGCCAACAATCCACTTTGTTTTTCAGCAAGTCTCCTGCGGACGAGGCAATTCGCTTTCGAATTGCCGAGCGCTTGGAGTACTCGCGGTCTTGTTTCTTTGGGGCGGCAGATCGATGCAGAATTTATCCCGTCGAGAACTGATTGCCTGCGGCGTCGCCGGACTCGCCGGGTTGACCGGGGGAGCCCCGTTGAATGCCGCCGAAAAAACCAGCCCACTTCCAACAACATCATCCCGCGTGCGATTCGCTGTTTCCACTTATTCCTTCTGGCAGTTCCGCAACGAAGATTTCCACAGCGTCGAAAAGTGCATTGATCTGGCCGGGGAGATGGGATTCGACGGGGTCGAAATTCTGCATCGCCAGATGGAGCGTGAAGACAACGATTACCTGCAATTGCTCAAGCAACGGGCCTTTGTGAACGGCCTCGATTTGTGCGGCTTTTCGATTCACCAGGG
It encodes the following:
- the xrtE gene encoding exosortase E/protease, VPEID-CTERM system; the protein is MSTHTPELTLESAACGSSSVPAGANSAVSNWTFALRAGCLSAVLLVELLCLTVRFDSKTLASSADGFLSIMQFAPRLPQVLIAMLAALCLTGRVRLQHHYRTFANSDLQDHAWQWWGLAQLAIFAGFWLATSLLYESQALPTSAQLPVTALWLTLGAGTVLTWLRSIAPWQCWGQFLLAEKRALVIGAVVGCASLGLGSMAQGLWEPMAAGTLWNVTLLLRCLYPEVIVDASQRIVGTPAFRVEIAPQCSGYEGIGLVVAFLAAFCLLFRSRLRYPHAWLLWPIGILAAWVGNSVRIAALIAIGSSISPAVAMGGFHSQAGWIFFNGVALTLAAVAMRVPFFSNQAVPFARSAVATRSPVAAYLGPFLVLMAANVLTAAFTTAFDWSYPAKVVVTALAIGALAPRFVAVRPSLRTTPISVLVHYRDAITCGVLVFIVWMLTAPVPAGSSEMPNALTGSLTAVSVTWVLFRIVGSVITVPIVEELAFRGYLMRRMASERFEQLAYRSVPVWSIMFSSLLFGLMHQRWIAGAMAGVAYAYAARRRNSLYDAIIAHAVTNGLIAATVLLGDAWWLW
- a CDS encoding methylated-DNA--[protein]-cysteine S-methyltransferase codes for the protein MQTLIVENRADVDNAVAACIFQTDLGWFGLRGTENGLTALTFGHAGRTDVVRVLRQDAEEGDLPRWMEHAVELLQQFSRGESVDLTEIPLDISHRTPFERRVREQLARIGYGQTISYGELAAAAGKPGAARAVGTVMSKNPVPLVIPCHRVLAAGGKLGGYSAPSGLAMKRRLLDMESLACGQSRE
- a CDS encoding elongation factor G; amino-acid sequence: MTKHPVEELRNIVLVGHGATGKTSLADLMLFKAGIGRRAGSPDEGTSLLDIDDDEKQRHHSITSHVCHFEHQGARLNVIDAPGMPDFVGQVIGAYRAAETVLITVNAPHGIEVNTRKSFQHAGHQGLARCVVLNKCDAENVHLPELMQDLREQFGAACALMTIPLGTGAQIHGVLETVHLPEELPADAAMDPRVAHQQLLDAAVEADEDLMIRYLEGEEFTASELDAAIGKAIVKGTLIPVFCTAVKADIGVAELMNALAKYAPSPAQLKRHVLKNGKDIEFESDPLGPLVAQVIKTRMDPFLSKISYLRVYSGTLKKESSVHLVGTNKSVRIHHLADVQGNQHESVEEAIAGNLVAVTKVDELHTGDVISDGSDAITMPPMAFPRPMIGLAVEPKSQADQAKISTALHKIEEEDPTFRVHREEQTHEMVIEGMSELHLQLIQNRLHNREKVDIVTHLPRIPYRETVLGTAEGSYRHKKQSGGSGQFAEVHMRVSSCPVGINPDEYFVKERFPNLRTFHYDPTLNACYIDRITGGSVPNQFIPAVEKGVRERMTHGIVAGCQVQNVVVELFFGKDHPVDSNEAAFKTAASMCLKEIFPLAKPSLLEPIVKLEITVPTARIGDITGDLNTRRGHMEGMEEIAGGYTMILARAPLSEVMTYARSLSSMTGGQGSFTMEFSNYETVPANEQLKIIATYNKGNSQNGNGHGG
- a CDS encoding WD40 repeat domain-containing protein, translating into MRHWNCLIVCLSLLPAVSAAADAKVDYDKEVAPLLRKYCAGCHNDSDREGEFSLESFAALQQGIKEKPALLPGDPAGSRMWRLISGVDEPVMPPEGEAKPTEAERELVRLWIEQGAKGPAGVEPDRLTLRVPHIESRTKLSPVTALDFSPDGKLLAVARYGRIDLLAAGPGAPQDWKLVRTLGELPGKVESVEFCLNGTQILNASGVAGSGGIATLWNVADGVRVRDFKGHRDLVFDATLSPDGKTVATCSYDKEIMLWNAENGEQIRTLSGHNGAVYDIAFSPDGKVLASASADDTCKLWRVRDGERLDTLGQPQKEQYAIRFSPDGKAVLAAGADNRLRIWELKFGDQPGINPLTVARFAHEAPIATFCFSKDGSRLITAAEDRTIKIWETKNYTELKLLENQPDVVDAVIADPSGERAVIGRLNGSLELLPLPAVKPPAPTAPSEPEAAVAVEMAAPPMTDAKETEPNDQPAQAQKIAVPIRIKGAIDSPAAGSDLDCYRFTAKAGETWVIEINAARSKSDLDSFIEILNTEGKPVERVLLQAVRDSYFTFRGKNSIQADDFRVFNWEEMDVNQFLYCNGEVVKLWRMPRGPDSGFDVFPGSGGRWNYFDTSGLTHAMGEPCYVVEQHPPGTELIPNGLPVFPLYYENDDAARREAGKDSKLFFTAQADGDYVLRIRDVRGGEGAQFAYTATIRTAAPDFTVSLANRKPQINLGNRCEVKFNATRIDQFDGQLMIDAANLPPGMTINTPLTIAPEQIEAFGVLSLSADAADPTPEQLKAIKLTATGKVAGRQVTHDIPAWEEIKVIRMPALELVIRAAAKGAQPLPNDGTSPLEFVIHPGETIMLEVVAERNGFKELIAFGTADCGRNLPHGVYVDNIGLNGLLLPADKSVREFFVTASPWTPEQTRMFHLQSNDKNGPASAPVILHVKPAEKPVASTNAATQ